The Mesorhizobium sp. NBSH29 genome has a segment encoding these proteins:
- the cobN gene encoding cobaltochelatase subunit CobN, translating to MHILTTTSATLDDLAEPVDLKQPPADIVALSFTDSDLASLAAAHRLAGSDAPSLQLTPLRELRHPMSVDLWIDSMAGQAKIVLVRILGGYEWWRYGCDRLAAMAREKGFHLALLPGECREMDERLIEASTLPRATLDELLAYFREGGSANMQGLLGRLGALAGHESLAVQPASVPKAGFYLPGRGIATVGDMRATLTPGAPIVPLLFYRSMLLAADIAPIDALCAELAAHRISAVPIFVASLKESASLDFVEQAVTDFPPDILVTTTAFASGAEPGTETLFDRIGVPVLQAIIATTRHEAWSTNQRGLAPADLAMHVVLPELDGRIHAGAIAFKAEALESAGHRGMINQPEPARVVQFARRVENLVRLRRTERAKRNILILIPDYPAAPGRTGYAVGLDVPASVLAMLHDLQQAGYCVGHIPATPRALLDALDRGQHALPLTAYTKAFSDIPEAARQAVEDAWGSAVHADLADNISFRAARFGNITVALAPDRGRSIDRRVDYHDPTIPPRHELLAFGIWLQNTLDCHAIIHVGAHGTLEWLPGKTVALSHACFPEIVTGALPVIYPFIVSNPGEAAQAKRRIAAVTLGHLPPPLTEAGLDENQQILERLVDEFAQAEGLDRRRRDRLAKLIVEKARETGLALDAGMSGSETPDEALQRIDAWLCDLKDFAIKDGLHIYGRVQDDDPEPMRHESAQYERRSLLAALDGRHITAGPSGAPARGRTDVLPTGRNLFTADPRTMPTPTAFELGRAAAEEVLRRYLQDHGDWPKSLVIDLWGSASLRTGGEEIAQGLYLMGCRPQWDAATGRVTAVEVLPAAMMGRPRIDVTWRISGLFRDMFPSQIALIHAAAMAVGARDEDADENPLSALAKVQGSVPSRVFGSSPGTYGAGIEERLASGDWADREELGRAYLDAGSHSYGGAEGEGTSAPGAFADRVASAELLIHTGDDPGRDILEGSADVAFIGGFSAAIAVLGGKADIIALDTTDPARPRARSVSEAVARVVRARATNPVFIAGQLRHGPRGASEFTETVDRLIGFAETTNAIAPSLIEAVYDAYLGDPQVRAFLLAENPAAARAIAVRFASARKRGLWHPLRNSVDNDLAELIAEATGRLAA from the coding sequence GTGCACATTCTCACCACAACATCTGCAACGCTGGATGATCTGGCCGAACCGGTCGATCTGAAACAGCCGCCTGCGGACATTGTGGCGCTGTCCTTTACCGACAGCGATCTGGCAAGCCTTGCGGCAGCGCACCGGCTTGCCGGGTCGGATGCACCCTCGCTGCAACTGACACCGCTGCGGGAACTGCGCCATCCGATGTCTGTCGATCTGTGGATCGACAGCATGGCCGGCCAAGCCAAAATTGTTCTGGTCCGCATTCTGGGTGGTTATGAATGGTGGCGTTATGGTTGCGACAGGCTCGCAGCCATGGCGCGCGAAAAGGGTTTTCATCTGGCACTCTTGCCGGGTGAATGCCGGGAGATGGATGAACGTCTGATCGAAGCGTCAACACTGCCGCGCGCAACGCTGGATGAGCTTCTGGCCTATTTCCGCGAAGGTGGGTCAGCCAATATGCAAGGCCTTCTTGGGCGTCTTGGAGCGCTGGCCGGGCATGAAAGCCTCGCCGTGCAACCTGCATCGGTGCCAAAAGCCGGTTTTTATCTTCCGGGCCGTGGCATCGCCACTGTAGGTGATATGCGTGCAACCCTTACCCCTGGCGCACCAATCGTGCCTCTCCTGTTTTACCGCTCCATGTTGCTGGCAGCAGACATAGCGCCCATTGATGCCTTGTGTGCGGAGCTAGCGGCGCACCGTATTTCCGCAGTTCCCATCTTTGTGGCGAGCCTCAAGGAAAGTGCCTCACTGGATTTCGTCGAGCAGGCAGTGACCGATTTTCCGCCAGATATTCTCGTCACCACAACAGCCTTTGCCTCTGGCGCCGAGCCCGGCACCGAAACGCTGTTTGACCGCATAGGCGTTCCTGTCCTTCAGGCCATCATTGCCACCACGCGCCACGAAGCATGGTCCACCAATCAGCGTGGCCTGGCACCGGCAGATCTCGCAATGCATGTGGTCCTGCCCGAGCTTGATGGTCGCATCCATGCTGGAGCGATTGCCTTCAAGGCTGAAGCGCTGGAATCCGCCGGGCACCGGGGCATGATCAATCAGCCGGAGCCTGCGCGTGTCGTGCAGTTCGCGCGCCGTGTTGAAAATCTCGTTCGGCTGCGCAGAACTGAGCGTGCCAAACGCAATATATTGATTTTAATACCTGATTATCCGGCGGCCCCTGGTCGCACTGGCTATGCAGTTGGCCTTGATGTGCCCGCCAGCGTGCTTGCCATGCTGCATGATTTGCAACAGGCGGGGTATTGCGTGGGCCATATTCCAGCCACGCCGCGCGCTCTGCTCGACGCCTTGGATCGCGGCCAGCATGCGCTGCCTTTGACCGCCTATACTAAAGCGTTCTCAGATATCCCTGAAGCGGCGCGGCAGGCGGTCGAAGATGCTTGGGGCAGTGCAGTCCACGCCGATTTGGCGGACAATATATCGTTCCGCGCGGCTCGTTTCGGCAACATCACGGTCGCGCTGGCGCCTGATCGCGGTCGCTCCATTGACCGTCGCGTTGACTACCACGACCCCACCATTCCGCCCCGTCACGAGTTGCTGGCTTTCGGCATCTGGTTGCAGAACACGCTGGACTGCCACGCCATCATCCATGTTGGCGCGCATGGCACGCTGGAATGGTTGCCGGGTAAGACGGTCGCGCTTTCGCATGCGTGTTTCCCTGAAATTGTCACTGGCGCATTGCCGGTTATCTATCCCTTCATTGTCAGCAATCCGGGCGAGGCTGCACAGGCCAAGCGGCGCATTGCGGCTGTTACGCTTGGCCATCTGCCACCACCACTCACCGAAGCGGGGCTGGATGAAAACCAGCAGATACTGGAGCGTCTGGTGGATGAGTTTGCGCAGGCCGAGGGGCTGGACCGTCGCCGGCGCGACCGGTTGGCAAAGCTCATCGTTGAAAAGGCGCGCGAGACCGGACTGGCATTAGATGCCGGCATGTCAGGCTCTGAAACACCGGATGAAGCGCTCCAGCGCATTGATGCGTGGCTGTGCGATTTGAAGGATTTCGCCATCAAGGATGGCCTGCATATCTATGGCCGTGTGCAAGATGATGACCCTGAGCCGATGCGGCATGAAAGCGCTCAATACGAACGCCGTTCTTTGCTGGCAGCACTGGATGGGCGCCACATCACCGCAGGCCCCTCCGGCGCACCGGCACGAGGCCGCACTGATGTGTTGCCAACGGGGCGTAACCTGTTCACCGCAGACCCGCGCACCATGCCCACACCGACCGCATTTGAGCTTGGCCGCGCGGCAGCAGAAGAGGTTCTGCGCCGCTATCTGCAAGATCATGGCGACTGGCCCAAAAGCCTTGTCATTGATTTGTGGGGCTCTGCTTCGCTGCGCACCGGCGGTGAGGAAATCGCTCAAGGCCTGTATTTGATGGGTTGCCGTCCGCAATGGGATGCCGCGACCGGGCGTGTTACCGCTGTCGAAGTGTTGCCGGCAGCCATGATGGGGCGGCCGCGCATAGATGTTACATGGCGCATTTCCGGGCTTTTCCGCGACATGTTCCCCTCTCAGATCGCGCTCATTCATGCGGCCGCCATGGCCGTTGGCGCACGCGACGAGGATGCGGATGAAAACCCGCTTTCTGCCCTCGCCAAGGTGCAAGGCTCTGTTCCATCACGCGTTTTCGGTTCATCGCCCGGCACTTATGGCGCAGGCATCGAGGAACGGTTGGCATCAGGCGACTGGGCAGACCGCGAAGAACTTGGGCGCGCCTATCTCGACGCAGGTTCGCATTCCTATGGGGGGGCTGAGGGCGAGGGCACTTCTGCGCCAGGCGCCTTTGCAGACCGCGTGGCAAGTGCGGAACTGTTGATCCATACGGGCGATGATCCCGGTCGCGATATTCTGGAAGGCTCCGCCGATGTCGCCTTCATAGGCGGCTTTTCCGCAGCAATTGCCGTTTTGGGCGGCAAGGCAGATATCATCGCGCTCGATACGACAGATCCTGCGCGACCCCGCGCCCGCTCGGTCAGCGAAGCGGTTGCGCGCGTAGTGCGCGCCCGCGCCACCAACCCGGTTTTCATTGCCGGCCAGCTAAGGCACGGGCCGCGCGGCGCGTCCGAATTTACCGAGACGGTGGATCGGCTTATCGGTTTTGCTGAAACAACAAATGCCATAGCGCCTTCATTGATCGAAGCCGTCTACGATGCCTATCTGGGCGACCCGCAGGTGCGCGCATTCCTGCTGGCCGAAAACCCTGCTGCCGCACGCGCCATTGCCGTACGGTTCGCCTCGGCCAGAAAGCGTGGCCTATGGCATCCATTGCGTAATTCGGTGGACAATGATCTGGCAGAACTCATTGCTGAAGCCACAGGCCGGTTGGCGGCATGA
- a CDS encoding precorrin-2 C(20)-methyltransferase — protein sequence MTSLGKGRLIGVGTGPGDPELLTLKAVRALENADVVAHFAKRGNVSNARKIIAAHVQERWIEIPLLYPVTTELDKENNDYRTQITDFYEQSVQTLQKHLEAGRTVAVLSEGDPLFYGSYMHLHVRLAHLYPTEVIPGVTAMSGCWSGAGIPIVQGDDVLSVLPGTMSEFELTRRLSDTQAAVIMKVGRNLPKIRRALEAAGKLGDAFYVERATMENQHSMPLAEKTDDTAPYFSIVLVPGWSSKP from the coding sequence ATGACAAGTCTTGGAAAAGGCAGGCTTATTGGCGTTGGCACAGGTCCGGGTGACCCCGAGCTTCTGACCCTGAAAGCAGTTCGTGCGCTTGAAAATGCGGATGTCGTGGCGCATTTCGCCAAGCGCGGCAATGTCTCCAATGCGCGCAAAATCATCGCCGCCCATGTTCAGGAGAGGTGGATAGAAATTCCGCTTCTCTATCCGGTGACGACAGAATTAGATAAGGAAAACAACGATTACCGCACGCAAATAACCGATTTCTACGAGCAATCAGTTCAAACGCTCCAAAAGCACCTTGAAGCGGGGCGAACTGTCGCCGTTTTGTCTGAAGGTGATCCGCTTTTCTACGGTTCCTACATGCATCTGCATGTGCGCCTCGCTCACCTCTATCCAACCGAAGTTATTCCCGGTGTCACCGCTATGTCCGGCTGCTGGTCGGGTGCCGGTATTCCGATCGTGCAGGGTGATGATGTGCTCTCGGTCCTGCCGGGAACAATGAGTGAATTTGAACTGACGCGGCGGCTGTCGGATACGCAGGCGGCGGTGATCATGAAGGTGGGGCGCAATTTGCCAAAAATTCGCCGCGCGCTCGAAGCGGCTGGCAAGCTTGGCGATGCGTTTTATGTCGAGCGCGCCACAATGGAGAACCAGCACTCCATGCCGCTGGCCGAGAAGACGGATGACACCGCGCCCTATTTCTCGATCGTTCTGGTGCCGGGCTGGAGCAGCAAACCGTGA
- the cobW gene encoding cobalamin biosynthesis protein CobW, whose protein sequence is MTASSQRVPCTVITGFLGAGKTTLLRNVLENAGGKRLAIIVNEFGDVGIDGDILKGCGIDACPEENVVELANGCICCTVADDFVPALDKILALEPRVDHILIETSGLALPKPLVQAFQWPTVKSRVTVDGVIAVVDGLALAQGRVAHDMDALHAQRQEDDTLDHDDPVEEVFEDQIACADLIILSKSDLMDDAGRQRANAIISAHMARAVKVVPASHGKVDASVLLGLGLAVEDDIENRKTHHDGAFDHEHDDFDTFVIELPAITTPADLAARVAQAAEAENVLRVKGFVDVAGKPMRLLVQAVGARVSHHFDRAWAPGEERKSRLVVIGLKGLNRPAIETILAG, encoded by the coding sequence ATGACTGCATCTTCACAGCGCGTTCCCTGCACCGTCATCACGGGCTTTCTCGGTGCCGGCAAGACGACGCTTTTACGCAATGTGCTGGAGAATGCCGGTGGTAAGCGCCTTGCAATCATCGTCAACGAGTTCGGCGATGTCGGGATTGATGGCGATATTCTGAAAGGTTGCGGCATTGACGCTTGCCCGGAGGAAAATGTCGTTGAACTGGCCAATGGTTGCATCTGCTGCACCGTGGCGGATGATTTCGTGCCCGCACTCGACAAGATTCTGGCGCTGGAGCCGCGCGTTGATCACATCCTCATTGAAACCTCAGGCCTGGCCTTGCCCAAACCGCTTGTTCAGGCATTCCAGTGGCCAACAGTCAAAAGCCGCGTCACCGTCGATGGGGTCATCGCTGTGGTCGATGGCCTGGCATTGGCGCAAGGCCGTGTGGCTCATGATATGGATGCCCTTCACGCGCAGCGGCAGGAAGACGACACGCTTGATCATGATGATCCGGTAGAGGAAGTCTTCGAAGACCAGATCGCGTGTGCCGATCTCATCATATTGTCCAAAAGCGATTTGATGGATGATGCCGGGCGCCAACGTGCCAATGCCATCATCTCGGCCCATATGGCGCGCGCAGTGAAAGTCGTCCCGGCAAGCCATGGCAAGGTAGATGCCTCGGTGCTTCTGGGTCTCGGCCTGGCAGTCGAAGACGACATCGAAAACCGCAAAACCCATCATGATGGCGCATTCGATCACGAACATGATGATTTCGACACCTTCGTCATAGAGCTTCCAGCAATCACCACACCGGCTGATCTGGCGGCGAGAGTGGCGCAAGCCGCTGAAGCGGAGAACGTGCTTCGCGTCAAAGGCTTCGTGGATGTAGCGGGCAAGCCCATGCGTCTTCTGGTGCAGGCAGTAGGCGCGCGTGTCAGCCATCATTTCGACCGCGCCTGGGCGCCCGGCGAAGAACGCAAAAGCCGTCTGGTCGTGATAGGGCTCAAAGGTCTCAATCGCCCGGCCATCGAAACCATTCTTGCTGGTTGA
- the cbiE gene encoding precorrin-6y C5,15-methyltransferase (decarboxylating) subunit CbiE, with amino-acid sequence MGEKAVQAEKWLTIIGIGEDGIAGLGDAAKAEIAKAKIIYGGTRHLALMEGLITGEQRIWPSPFEKGMAEIAALRGTQICVLASGDPFFYGVGATLARSINPREMHVIAHPSAFSLAAARLGWPLQSVEQVSLHGRAIELVRPLLHPGRRVLALTSDAQGPSVLAAYLTEHGFGLSVMTVLEAVGGPREKRSQFTANAFPVEAVIDQLNLVAIDVVAEPDAQILPLGAGLADDLFEHDGQITKRAQRAVTLSSLAPRRGELLWDIGAGSGSVAIAWMLTDPSMRAICIEENPKRAASLTRNAVKFGVPGIALVEASAPQAFAGLETPDAIFIGGGGSEDGVLEGAVAALKQGGRLVANAVTLEMEALLLAAHAKRGGELIRIAVTTASPVGTMHGWRPAMPVTQWSWVKP; translated from the coding sequence ATGGGTGAGAAAGCCGTGCAGGCTGAAAAATGGCTGACGATTATCGGCATTGGCGAAGATGGCATTGCAGGCCTTGGCGATGCCGCAAAGGCAGAAATAGCCAAAGCAAAAATCATCTATGGTGGCACACGTCACCTTGCTTTGATGGAAGGTCTGATAACCGGCGAACAGCGCATATGGCCAAGCCCTTTCGAAAAAGGCATGGCCGAAATTGCTGCCCTTCGGGGCACGCAGATCTGTGTTCTGGCCTCAGGCGACCCGTTTTTCTACGGTGTCGGCGCGACGTTGGCCCGCTCTATCAATCCGCGCGAAATGCATGTCATCGCCCATCCCTCTGCCTTCAGCCTGGCTGCGGCACGCCTTGGCTGGCCCTTGCAGTCGGTTGAACAAGTGTCGCTGCACGGTCGCGCGATAGAGCTTGTGCGTCCGCTTCTGCATCCCGGCCGCCGCGTTCTTGCGCTCACCTCGGATGCGCAGGGACCCTCTGTTCTGGCAGCGTATCTGACAGAACATGGCTTTGGCCTTTCGGTCATGACGGTGCTTGAAGCGGTGGGCGGCCCGCGCGAAAAGCGATCCCAGTTCACCGCAAATGCCTTTCCGGTCGAGGCGGTTATAGACCAGCTGAATCTTGTGGCCATTGATGTTGTGGCTGAGCCAGACGCGCAAATTCTGCCGCTCGGTGCTGGCCTTGCCGATGATCTGTTCGAGCATGATGGGCAGATCACCAAGCGGGCGCAGCGCGCCGTCACCCTGTCATCGCTTGCACCCCGGCGCGGTGAATTATTGTGGGACATTGGCGCTGGCTCCGGCTCGGTCGCCATCGCCTGGATGCTGACGGACCCTTCAATGCGCGCCATCTGCATTGAGGAAAACCCAAAGCGTGCTGCCAGCCTTACCCGCAATGCCGTGAAGTTTGGCGTGCCGGGCATTGCGCTTGTTGAAGCCAGCGCGCCGCAAGCTTTTGCCGGGCTTGAAACCCCGGATGCGATTTTCATCGGTGGCGGGGGCAGCGAAGATGGCGTGCTGGAAGGTGCTGTTGCGGCGCTGAAGCAAGGCGGCCGGCTGGTTGCCAATGCCGTAACGCTGGAAATGGAAGCGCTGCTTCTGGCGGCCCACGCCAAAAGGGGCGGCGAGCTTATCCGCATCGCGGTCACGACAGCTTCGCCGGTCGGCACCATGCATGGCTGGCGTCCCGCTATGCCGGTCACGCAATGGAGCTGGGTGAAGCCATGA
- a CDS encoding cobalt-precorrin-6A reductase → MRKKILILGGTTEARLLAGQLGLREELDVMLSLAGRTIAPAAQPVPVRTGGFGGAEGLSIYLSEEKIDLLIDATHPYAAQISSNAAQASALTKVPAFALRRAPWTPIKGDKWQSVAGAEEAVEALGKAKRRVFLALGRQEILPFENAPQHIYVVRSVDPIDPPLNVPNVTYILGRGPFVQADEMALLKKHRIEMLVAKNSGGKATSGKIAAARELGIKVFLFERPAASDMRAVSSLTEAVKLADHLLSLA, encoded by the coding sequence ATGCGCAAAAAAATCCTGATACTTGGCGGCACCACCGAAGCGCGGCTTCTGGCCGGGCAGCTTGGCTTGCGCGAAGAGCTGGATGTGATGCTTTCGTTGGCTGGCCGCACCATCGCGCCTGCTGCCCAGCCCGTGCCTGTGCGCACAGGCGGCTTTGGCGGCGCGGAAGGGCTTTCCATCTATCTGTCCGAGGAAAAGATCGACCTTCTGATTGATGCCACCCACCCCTATGCGGCCCAGATTTCGAGCAATGCCGCGCAGGCCAGCGCACTGACCAAAGTGCCCGCCTTTGCCTTGCGGCGCGCGCCTTGGACGCCGATCAAGGGCGACAAATGGCAAAGCGTTGCCGGGGCTGAGGAAGCGGTGGAGGCTTTGGGGAAAGCAAAGCGCCGGGTGTTTCTGGCGCTTGGCCGGCAAGAGATTTTGCCGTTCGAAAATGCACCTCAGCATATCTATGTCGTTCGCAGCGTGGACCCTATCGACCCGCCGCTTAATGTGCCGAACGTGACCTATATTCTGGGCCGTGGGCCTTTTGTGCAGGCTGATGAGATGGCGCTTTTGAAGAAGCACCGTATTGAAATGCTGGTCGCCAAAAACAGCGGCGGAAAAGCCACTTCCGGAAAGATTGCTGCTGCCCGTGAATTGGGCATCAAGGTGTTCTTGTTCGAGCGCCCTGCCGCAAGCGACATGCGCGCTGTCAGCTCTCTGACTGAAGCGGTGAAGCTTGCCGATCATTTGCTTTCGCTTGCATAA
- the cobG gene encoding precorrin-3B synthase: protein MTAIIRNACPSLSEPMRTGDGLLVRLSPASGGFSPGALAGVAQAAFRHGSSMVEVTARGSLQIRGLEESTVAPFAKEIEALGIRVRTGVPVETGPLAGIDVSEITDPLPLAGSIREIIEKKELSLRLGPKVSVVIDGGGRLPMAGILADIRLTATRTKRGVAWQLSIGGTAERAAPIALLDESQARDGAIAALTAIAKLGKQARATHLVPAILRRELTQHALEVSEPDLQQETPLDAKIVFLDRSHLARNSQPIGMFALSANRAAIGVGLPFGQIEGARLAAFCLEAENAGIEEIRLSPGRAILLIAEDISVCEQMRDLAPRFGFIGDAGDTRLCIAACPGSPACSSGHLAARVAGEQLAALGGGLFDNSLSFHVSGCSKGCAHPSAADLTFVGNNDGISLICGGKASESGVLRLEHAEIRHGFARLAGLYREQQRVGETARDCFNRLGAKTVTAAFQGS, encoded by the coding sequence ATGACGGCCATTATCCGCAATGCCTGCCCCTCATTGTCTGAGCCGATGCGCACGGGTGATGGACTTCTTGTGCGCTTAAGCCCCGCCAGTGGTGGCTTTTCACCTGGTGCGTTGGCCGGTGTCGCGCAAGCGGCATTTCGTCATGGTAGCAGCATGGTTGAGGTTACGGCGCGCGGCAGCCTTCAGATACGCGGGTTGGAAGAATCGACAGTCGCGCCCTTTGCAAAAGAGATCGAAGCGCTCGGCATCCGTGTCAGGACAGGTGTGCCAGTCGAAACCGGCCCCTTGGCTGGAATCGACGTATCCGAGATCACTGATCCTCTTCCACTGGCAGGATCAATTCGTGAAATCATTGAAAAGAAAGAGCTTTCGCTACGCCTTGGCCCAAAAGTATCGGTTGTCATAGATGGCGGTGGCCGCCTGCCCATGGCTGGCATCCTGGCTGATATTCGCCTCACTGCGACCCGCACGAAGCGAGGCGTGGCGTGGCAATTGTCGATCGGTGGCACTGCCGAGCGGGCAGCACCAATTGCGCTTCTCGATGAATCCCAAGCGCGCGATGGCGCGATTGCAGCACTAACCGCCATCGCAAAATTGGGCAAGCAGGCCCGCGCAACACATCTGGTGCCAGCAATCCTGCGCCGCGAATTGACCCAGCATGCGCTGGAGGTTTCAGAACCGGACTTGCAACAGGAAACACCGCTGGATGCGAAGATCGTGTTTCTCGATCGCTCACATCTTGCGCGCAACAGCCAGCCAATCGGGATGTTTGCGTTAAGCGCAAATCGCGCAGCAATAGGCGTCGGCCTGCCGTTCGGCCAGATCGAAGGGGCGCGGCTGGCGGCCTTTTGTCTTGAGGCCGAGAATGCGGGTATCGAGGAGATACGACTGTCACCTGGTCGCGCTATCTTGCTGATTGCAGAAGATATTTCCGTGTGCGAACAGATGCGCGACCTCGCGCCGCGCTTTGGTTTCATCGGTGATGCAGGAGATACGCGCTTGTGTATTGCCGCCTGTCCGGGCAGTCCTGCCTGCTCGTCCGGCCACCTTGCAGCGCGGGTGGCGGGAGAGCAATTGGCAGCTTTGGGAGGCGGACTATTCGACAATTCGCTGAGTTTCCATGTCTCCGGCTGCTCCAAAGGTTGCGCCCATCCAAGTGCAGCCGACCTTACTTTTGTCGGCAATAATGACGGGATCAGCCTCATTTGCGGCGGAAAAGCCTCCGAATCCGGCGTTTTACGGCTCGAACATGCCGAAATCAGGCATGGTTTTGCACGTCTGGCCGGATTATACCGCGAACAGCAAAGAGTGGGCGAAACGGCCCGCGATTGTTTCAACCGGCTGGGCGCAAAAACTGTGACCGCAGCCTTCCAGGGATCATGA
- a CDS encoding precorrin-3B C(17)-methyltransferase produces the protein MSGGQEDSRQTTGRIVVIGLGPGSPEQITPQAMRYVAEGEEFFGYFPYLDRLDLRADQKRIASDNREELDRASAALTRAALGKNVCVISGGDPGVFAMAAAICEAIEAGPKEWRALDLVVVPGVTAMLAVAARIGAPLGHDFCALSLSDNLKPWEVIEARLAAAASAGFVIALYNPISKARPWQLGRAFEHLRTILPASTPVIFGRAAGRPDERIEITTLGQAVAERADMATCVIIGSAETRLIEREGKQPLVYSPRFYASESK, from the coding sequence GTGAGTGGCGGGCAAGAAGATAGCCGGCAAACAACAGGCCGCATTGTCGTCATCGGGCTTGGCCCCGGCAGTCCCGAACAGATCACCCCGCAGGCCATGCGCTATGTTGCGGAAGGCGAAGAATTCTTCGGCTACTTCCCCTATCTCGACCGGCTTGACCTGCGCGCGGATCAAAAGCGCATCGCCTCCGACAATCGCGAAGAGCTGGACCGCGCTTCAGCGGCGTTAACGCGTGCAGCTTTGGGCAAGAATGTCTGCGTCATTTCGGGCGGTGATCCGGGTGTCTTTGCCATGGCCGCCGCCATCTGCGAGGCAATTGAGGCTGGCCCGAAGGAATGGCGCGCGCTTGATCTGGTGGTGGTGCCGGGTGTCACTGCCATGCTGGCGGTTGCAGCGCGCATCGGCGCACCGCTCGGGCATGATTTTTGTGCGCTCTCGCTCTCCGACAATCTCAAGCCTTGGGAAGTCATCGAGGCGCGGCTGGCCGCTGCTGCCTCGGCAGGTTTCGTGATCGCGCTTTACAATCCGATTTCCAAGGCGCGCCCCTGGCAGTTGGGCCGTGCGTTTGAACATCTGCGCACAATCCTGCCGGCATCCACGCCGGTCATCTTTGGGCGTGCCGCTGGCCGCCCGGATGAACGCATTGAAATAACAACGCTTGGCCAAGCCGTTGCCGAGCGCGCAGACATGGCAACATGTGTGATTATCGGCTCGGCTGAAACGCGCCTGATCGAGCGCGAAGGCAAACAACCGCTTGTCTATTCGCCGCGCTTTTATGCAAGCGAAAGCAAATGA
- a CDS encoding precorrin-8X methylmutase, whose product MSAYDYIKDGTAIYEKSFAIIRQEADLSAFSVAEADVAIRMIHACGQVEATRHFVFSPTFVEVAKAALMAGKPILCDAAMVAHGVTHARLPAGNEVICTLRDPRTPEIAQAIENTRSAAALDLWDAHLDGAVVAIGNAPTALFYLLEKLEKGGPRPAAIIGMPVGFVGAAESKEALAASTLGIPFAIVRGRMGGSAMTAAALNALARSGV is encoded by the coding sequence ATGAGCGCATACGATTACATCAAGGATGGCACCGCGATCTACGAAAAATCATTCGCGATTATTCGCCAAGAGGCTGATTTATCAGCCTTTTCTGTGGCCGAAGCCGATGTTGCCATCCGCATGATTCATGCCTGCGGGCAGGTCGAGGCGACGCGCCATTTCGTCTTCTCGCCAACCTTTGTCGAGGTTGCGAAGGCAGCTTTGATGGCGGGGAAACCAATCCTGTGCGATGCCGCCATGGTGGCGCATGGGGTGACCCATGCCAGACTACCAGCCGGCAATGAAGTCATCTGCACCTTGCGCGATCCTCGCACGCCTGAAATTGCGCAAGCCATTGAAAACACACGCTCTGCAGCCGCTCTAGACTTGTGGGATGCGCATCTGGATGGCGCTGTCGTGGCCATCGGAAACGCGCCGACCGCACTTTTTTACCTGCTCGAGAAGCTCGAAAAGGGCGGCCCACGACCTGCCGCAATCATTGGAATGCCGGTCGGCTTCGTCGGTGCAGCCGAATCAAAGGAGGCTTTGGCCGCCTCGACCCTCGGCATTCCCTTCGCCATCGTGCGCGGCCGCATGGGCGGCTCGGCCATGACAGCCGCCGCTCTCAATGCTTTGGCAAGGTCCGGCGTATGA
- a CDS encoding cobalamin biosynthesis protein, with protein MIIAGIGCRRAAGVEEILAAVRATLDHYQVAPERLAALATGSIKTGEPGIIEAAKQLNVPLKLVSSVELTKADNHALSVSERSLELTGVGSLSEAAALGAGGAGARLLGVRLAVGSVTCALAQTDGEISR; from the coding sequence ATGATTATCGCTGGCATTGGCTGCCGCAGGGCAGCAGGCGTGGAAGAAATCTTGGCGGCAGTGCGCGCCACGCTCGACCATTATCAGGTCGCGCCAGAACGTCTGGCTGCCCTTGCAACCGGCTCCATCAAGACCGGTGAGCCGGGTATCATCGAGGCGGCTAAACAATTGAATGTGCCGCTCAAACTGGTTTCCAGCGTGGAGCTTACAAAGGCCGACAATCATGCGCTCAGCGTGTCGGAACGCAGCCTTGAGCTGACAGGTGTCGGCTCGCTGTCTGAAGCAGCAGCCCTTGGCGCTGGCGGTGCCGGTGCCAGATTGCTTGGGGTCCGGCTGGCTGTCGGCAGCGTGACCTGCGCCTTGGCGCAAACAGACGGAGAGATAAGCCGATGA